The DNA sequence CAACTTGTCCATTATAAACTTCTTTTATAGGTGTAGTAATTACTAAATTAATGGTTTTCATTTTATTTTTCTTCTTTTAACTTGTTATAACGTTCTTTAACTTGTTCAATACTTCCGGCATAACGGAAAATATCCTCAGGATATTCATCATATTTACCTTCAAGTATTTCATTAAAACTTCTAATTGTATCTTCAACTTTAACAAATTCACCAGGGATACCAGAGAATTTTTCAGCAACATTAAATGGTTGTGAAAGGAAGTTACGAATTCTACGAGCTCTAGCAACAATTTTCTTATCTTCTTCAGAAAGTTCACCCATACCAAGAATTGCAATAATATCTTGAAGTTCCTTGAATCTTTGAAGAATACCGATAACTCCTTGAGCTACCATATAATGTTCTTGTCCAATAACTAATGGATCTAAAAGACGTGATGAACTTTCAAGTGGATCAATCGCTGGATAAATACCTAATGCTGCTATATTACGGTCTAAAACAGTTTTAGCATCAAGGTGAGTGAAAGTTGTAGCGGGTGCTGGGTCAGTTAAGTCATCAGCAGGCACGTAAACAGCTTGCACAGAAGTAATCGAACCACGTCTAGTAGAAGTAATTCTTTCTTGAAGTTGACCCATTTCTGTAGCTAAGGTTGGTTGGTATCCTACAGCACTAGGCATACGTCCAAGTAAGGCCGAAACCTCTGAACCAGCCTGAGTAAATCTAAAAATGTTGTCAATGAATAAAAGAACATCTTGATTTTGTTCATCTCTAAAATACTCAGCCATTGTTAAACCTGTAAGAGCAACTCTCATACGCGCCCCGGGAGGTTCATTCATTTGACCAAAAACTAAAGCAGTTTTATCTAAAACACCCGCAGCTTTCATCTCGTGATATAAATCATTTCCTTCACGAGTACGTTCCCCAACTCCAGCAAAAACTGAAAGTCCACTGTGTTGAGTTGCAATATTATTAATTAATTCTTGAACAAGAACTGTTTTACCAACCCCAGCTCCACCAAAAAGTCCAATTTTACCACCTTTAGC is a window from the Mycoplasma anserisalpingitidis genome containing:
- the atpD gene encoding F0F1 ATP synthase subunit beta, which encodes MKKNIGTVVQILGPVVDVRFTPGNLPKLLNALEIKHNGETYTLEVSQHMGDDTVRTIAMVSTNGLSRGMEVIDTGAAISVPVGNKVLGRMFDVLGNPIDNMGEISDVERNPIHAPAPSYEEQKTTSEILETGIKVIDLLIPYAKGGKIGLFGGAGVGKTVLVQELINNIATQHSGLSVFAGVGERTREGNDLYHEMKAAGVLDKTALVFGQMNEPPGARMRVALTGLTMAEYFRDEQNQDVLLFIDNIFRFTQAGSEVSALLGRMPSAVGYQPTLATEMGQLQERITSTRRGSITSVQAVYVPADDLTDPAPATTFTHLDAKTVLDRNIAALGIYPAIDPLESSSRLLDPLVIGQEHYMVAQGVIGILQRFKELQDIIAILGMGELSEEDKKIVARARRIRNFLSQPFNVAEKFSGIPGEFVKVEDTIRSFNEILEGKYDEYPEDIFRYAGSIEQVKERYNKLKEEK